Proteins found in one Zea mays cultivar B73 chromosome 1, Zm-B73-REFERENCE-NAM-5.0, whole genome shotgun sequence genomic segment:
- the LOC100382599 gene encoding uncharacterized protein LOC100382599 has translation MLLQPIPTATLAARPRSSEASFPFRCHRRRRVLLPVRADLTPISLSASAPSRPAKPAVCTADELHYASVDGAGWRLALWRYRPPRNAPVRNHPLMLLSGVGTNAVGFDLSPGASFARHMSSQGFDTWIVEVRGAGLSMREYDDSTPSGSVTFEDVSSGIQPLNSTFEATSIQSSGGYASDCDDLGIVALDEPPLLAELSNFFDRISKLMEEAVVNGNFHEITEKVSVLSEMVESSTIIGPVREESLRLLKNFQDQLDSWERFVATQMDLTSEYNWDFDHYLEEDIPAALEYIKQHSRAKDGKLLAIGHSMGGILLYAMLSRSGFEGVSSNLAAIVTLASSVDYTTSNSSLKLLLPLAHPAQALNVPAVPLGTLLAAAYPWASGPPYLFSWLNPQISAQDMMHPELLAKLVSNNFCTVPAKVVLQLTTAFREGGLCNRNGTFSYKDHLRECQTPVLALAGDKDLICPPDAVYETVKLIPNHKVDYRVFGKPQGPHYAHYDLVGGRLAINEVYPCIIEFLSRHDGY, from the exons ATGCTTCTCCAGCCGATCCCCACCGCCACCCTCGCCGCTCGACCGAGATCAAGCGAAGCTTCCTTCCCCTTTCgttgccaccgccgccgccgcgtgcTCCTCCCAGTCCGCGCCGACTTGACCCCGATCTCCCTCTCGGCCTCCGCCCCCTCGCGGCCGGCCAAGCCGGCCGTTTGCACCGCCGACGAGCTCCACTACGCCTCCGTCGACGGTGCCGGGTGGCGACTCGCGCTCTGGCGGTACAGGCCACCGCGCAAT GCTCCCGTCAGGAATCACCCGCTGATGCTGCTGTCGGGAGTCGGGACGAACGCCGTCGGATTCGACCTCTCACCCGGG GCTTCGTTTGCCCGTCACATGTCTAGCCAAGGATTTGATACATGGATAGTTGAAGTAAGAGGTGCTGGTCTGAGCATGCGTGAATATGATGATTCTACTCCATCTGGCTCAGTCACTTTTGAGGATGTCTCTAGTGGTATTCAACCTCTTAATAGTACATTCGAGGCCACTTCCATTCAGAGTTCTGGTGGCTATGCTAGTGATTGTGATGACCTTGGAATAGTTGCTTTGGATGAACCACCTTTACTTGCTGAACTTTCTAATTTTTTTGATCGAATCTCAAAACTCATGGAAGAGGCTGTAGTTAATGGAAATTTTCATGAGATCACAGAAAAAGTTTCTGTTCTCTCAGAAATGGTAGAGAGCTCTACCATTATTGGTCCAGTGAGAGAAGAAAGTCTACGTCTTCTTAAGAATTTTCAGGACCAGTTGGATTCATGGGAGCGTTTTGTAGCAACACAAATGGATCTGACTTCTGAGTATAATTGGGACTTCGACCATTACCTAGAGGAGGATATACCAGCCGCG CTGGAGTATATTAAACAACACAGCAGAGCAAAAGATGGCAAGTTGCTTGCCATTGGACACTCAATGGGGGGAATTTTGTTGTATGCAATGCTGTCAAGATCTG GTTTTGAAGGAGTTTCGTCAAATTTAGCAGCTATTGTcactttggcttcttctgttgaCTATACAACATCCAATTCATCGCTGAAGCTGTTACTGCCTCTT GCTCATCCTGCACAAGCTCTTAATGTCCCTGCTGTTCCATTGGGTACATTGTTGGCAGCGGCGTATCCGTGGGCATCTGGTCCACCATATCTTTTTTCCTGGCTTAATCCTCAAATATCAGCTCAGGACATGATGCATCCGGAGTTGCTGGCTAAGCTTGTTTCAAACAACTTTT GTACAGTGCCTGCAAAGGTTGTTCTGCAACTTACAACCGCTTTCAGGGAAGGTGGGCTGTGCAACCGAAATGGAACCTTCTCATACAAGGATCATTTGCGAGAGTGTCAGACTCCTGTCCTTGCATTGGCTGGAGATAAAGACCTAATCTGCCCTCCAGATGCTGTTTATG AAACTGTGAAACTCATTCCGAATCACAAGGTGGACTATAGAGTGTTTGGAAAGCCACAAGGCCCGCATTATGCACATTATGACTTGGTTGGAGGCCGACTG GCGATCAATGAGGTGTATCCATGTATCATAGAGTTCCTCTCTCGTCATGATGGTTATTGA